The Pseudomonas sp. SCA2728.1_7 DNA segment GGACAATTTGACCTGCTCGTTGTCTTCAAGAGCGTGCCTGATTTCCTCGAAAAACAGTTCGACCAATTCCTTGGCTTCCCGCTTGTTCAGGCCCAGCTCTTCATACAGACGTTCCGCCATCTCAGCTTTCGTCAAAGCCCCCATACGTCACTTCCTTAACGTGGCGTTCAACCTTTGTTCGAGCGAGGTGAGGATATTTTGCGTCGTCGAATTCACCTCATCGTCATTAAGAGTGCGCGATGGATGCTGCCAGGTCAAGCCAACTGCAAGGCTTTTTCTATCAGGATCAATACCTTTACCCTGATACACGTCAAACAGCCTGAGATCTGTGAGCCATTCGCCTGCATTTTCACGGATTACGTCCAGTACGGCCGCGGACGCGACGTCTTTGTGCGCAATCAGTGCAAGGTCACGACGCACTTCAGGAAAGCGCGACAACTCGTGGAATTTCGGCATTTTACCGAGTGCCACTTCAGCCAGAACCAGCTCGAAAACGAAGACTGGACGATCCAGACCCAGGGCTTTCGACAATTCCGGGTGGATGGCGCCGATGAAACCGACTTCACGCCCTTCGCGCTCGATGCGCGCGGTTTGACCCGGATGCAGCGCCGGGTGTTTGCCCGGAGCGAAAGTGAACGAATCCAGTGCACCGGCAAAGCCCAGCACAGCCTCAACGTCAGCTTTGACGTCGAAGAAATCGACCGTGTCGCGACCTTGCGCCCAGCCTTCCGGCAGACGGCTACCGCAAACCACACCGGACAGCATCGGCTCTTGCTTCAGGCCTTCCAACTGACCAACGAAGCGCAGACCGCTTTCGAACAGACGCACGCGATCTTGCTGGCGGTTGAGGTTGTGCTGCAGCGCTTTGACCAGACCTGGCCACAACGAAGAGCGCATGGCAGCCATGTCATTGGAAATCGGATTGGCCAGCAACAGCGGCTCGACGCCCGGGTTGAACAGTTCGAACTGACGCGGATCGATGAAGCTGTAAGTGATCGCTTCCTGATAACCACGCGCCACCAGCAGACGGCGCAGTTCCGGCAGATCGCTACGCGCTTCAGCTTTGGCTTGCGGCGCCAGACGCGCTTGCGGGTAACGAACCGGCAGACGGTTGTAGCCGTACAGACGGGCCAGCTCTTCGATCAGATCGACTTCCAGGCTGATGTCGAAGCGATGGCTTGGCACTTCTACGCGCCACTGGCCTTCACCGTCGGCAGTAATGCCAAGACCCAGACCGCCGAGCAAACGCTCGACCTGCGCGGAATCCATTTCCATACCGAGCATCTGGGTGATGCGCTGGGAACGCAAAGTGATCGGTGCGATCGACGGCAGATGCTGCTCGCTGACGGTCTCGATGATCGGGCCGGCTTCACCGCCAGTGATTTCCAGCAGCAGGCCAGTGGCGCGCTCCATGGCTTCACGGGCCAGTTGCCAGTCGACGCCACGCTCGTAGCGGTGCGACGCATCGGTGTGCAGGCCGTAGGAACGAGCCTTGCCAGCGACAGCGATCTGGTCGAAGAATGCGGATTCCAGGAATACGTCGCGAGTGGTCGCGGAGACACCACTGTGCTCACCACCCATGACACCGGCAATCGCCAGCGCGCGGGTGTGGTCGGCAATCACCAGCGTATCGCTACGCAGGCTGACTTCCTGACCGTCGAGCAGTACCAGCTTCTCGCCCTCTTCCGCCATGCGCACACGAATGCCGCCATTGATTTCGGCGAGATCGAAAGCGTGCAGCGGCTGGCCCAGTTCGAGCATCACGTAGTTGGTGATGTCGACGGCAGCGTCGATGCTGCGCACGTCGGCGCGGCGCAGACGTTCAACCATCCACAGCGGCGTCGGCTTGGACAGATCAACGTTACGGATAACGCGACCCAGGTAACGCGGGCATGCTACTGGCGCCAGCACTTCTACCGAACGCACTTCATCGTGCACGGCAGGAATGCTCATGACCACTGGACGAGTGACCGGCGCGTCGTACAGCGCGCCGACTTCACGGGCCAGACCGGCCAAGGACAGGCAGTCGCCGCGGTTCGGGGTCAGGTCGACCTCGATGCTGGCGTCTTCCAGATCCAGGTACACACGGAAATCTTCGCCCACCGGCGCATCGGCCGGCAGTTCCATCAGACCGTCATTGCCTTCACCGACCTGCAGCTCGGCTTGCGAGCAGAGCATGCCGTTGGACTCGACGCCACGCAGCTTGGCCTTCTTGATCTTGAAGTCGCCCGGCAGTTCGGCACCGATCATGGCGAACGGAATCTTCAGGCCCGGACGCACGTTTGGCGCTCCGCACACGACCTGAAAGGTTTCCGCGCCATTGCTGACCTGGCACACGCGCAACTTGTCGGCATCAGGGTGTTGCTCGGTGCTTAGCACCTCGCCCACCACCACGCCGCTGAATACACCGGCGGCCGGGGTCACGCTATCGACCTCCAGGCCAGCCATCGACAGACGAGCAACCAGCTCGTCGCGATTTACCTGCGGGCTAACCCAGCCACGCAGCCATTGTTCACTGAATTTCATCCTGCTCTCCTAAGAATTCGTTACGACTAGCGAAATTGCGCGAGGAACCGCAAGTCGTTGTCGAAGAACAGACGCAAGTCGTTCACGCCGTAACGGAGCATGGCCAGACGCTCGACGCCCATACCGAAAGCAAAACCGGAGAACTCTTCCGGATCGATGCCGGACATGCGCAGCACGTTCGGGTGAACCATGCCGCAGCCCATCACTTCCAGCCAGCCGGTCTGCTTGCAGACACGGCAGCCTTTTCCGCTGCACATCACGCATTCCATATCGACTTCAGCGGATGGCTCGGTGAACGGGAAGTACGAAGGACGGAAACGTACGGCCAGCTCTTTCTCGAAGAACACCCGCAGGAATTCTTCGATGGTGCCTTTGAGATCGGCAAAATTGATGTCGCGATCAACCAGCAGGCCTTCGACCTGGTGGAACATCGGCGAGTGGGTGATATCGGAGTCACTGCGATACACGCGGCCTGGGCAGACGATGCGAATCGGCGGTTGCTTCGATTCCATGGTGCGGACCTGTACCGGCGAGGTATGGGTGCGCAGCAGCATGTTGGCGTTGAAATAGAAGGTGTCATGCATCGACCGGGCCGGGTGATGGCCTGGGATGTTGAGCGCTTCGAAGTTGTGATAGTCGTCTTCGACCTCAGGGCCTTCGGCAATGCCGTAGCCGATGCGGGTGAAGAACTGCTCGACACGTTCCAGAGTCCGGGTCACCGGATGCAGACCACCGGAGGTCTGGCCACGGCCCGGCAATGTCACGTCAATGGATTCGGCAGACAGTTTGGCAGCCAGTTCGGCTTCTTCAAACAGAGCCATGCGCGCATTGAGAACGCCTGTAACACGTTCCTTGGCAACGTTGATCAGGGCGCCGACTTGCGGACGCTCTTCTGCCGGCAAATTCCCCAGGGTCTTCATCACCTGAGTCAATTCGCCCTTTTTGCCAAGGTATTGAACCCGGATTTGCTCCAGGGCATTGATATCTTCAGCGCTTTGCACAGCCTCTAGTGCTTGAGAGACCAGCGCATCCAGGTTTTCCATGTACAGACTCCAGATACAAAATAGGGGAAGAGCTTGAAGGCTCTTCCCCTATTTAAGACGTTTACCACCTGGCCCCACGGAAGTGAGGCCGGGTGATTGTCGGGGGTACTTAAGCCAAGGTGGCTTTAGCTTTCTCGACAATCGCAGCAAACACCGCTTTTTCGTTCACTGCCAGATCAGCCAGAACCTTACGGTCGATCTCGATGGACGCTTTTTTCAGGCCAGCGATGAAACGGCTGTAGGACAGACCGTTAACACGAGCACCAGCGTTGATACGAGCGATCCACAGAGCGCGGAACTGACGTTTTTTCTGACGACGGTCACGGTAGGCGTATTGGCCTGCCTTGATTACCGCTTGCTTGGCAACACGGAATACGCGGGAGCGTGCGCCGTAGTAGCCTTTAGCAAGTTTCAGAATTTTTTTGTGACGCTTACGGGCAATGACGCCACGCTTTACACGAGCCATGAGTTACTTCCTCTATTCTTGACTAAAATTAACGAAGGCGCAGCATGCGCTCGACTTTTGCCACGTCAGACGGATGCAGCAAGCTGCTACCGCGCAGTTGACGCTTACGCTTGGTCGACATTTTAGTCAGGATGTGGCTCTTGAAAGCGTGCTTGTGCTTGATACCGTTAGCAGTTTTCAGAAACCGCTTAGCAGCACCACTTTTGGTTTTCATTTTTGGCATGTTCGGATACTCCGCATTCAGTTGATAAACATAATCAGAAGGCCTGCCGTGCCCTGTTGATTACTTCTTCTTTTTCGGGGCGATGACCATGATCAGCTGGCGTCCTTCCATCTTAGGATGCTGTTCGACCGAACCGTACTCGAGCAGGTCAGCTTCAACCCGCTTGAGGAGTTCCATCCCCAGCTCCTGGTGGGCCATCTCACGGCCGCGGAATCGCAAGGATACCTTGGCCCTGTCCCCATCACTCAGGAAACGTACCAGGTTGCGCAGTTTTACCTGGTAATCCCCTTCCTCCGTCCCTGGACGAAACTTGATTTCTTTAACCTGAATCTGCTTCTGGTTTTTCTTGGCTGCGGCAACCTGTTTCTTCTTCTCGAAGATCGATTTGCCGTAGTCCATCAGTTTGCAAACAGGGGGTACTGCATCGGCGGAAATTTCCACCAAATCCAGTTTGGCCTCTTCAGCCTTAAGAAGCGCGTCTTCAATTGACACAATCCCAAGCTGTTCACCTTCAGCCCCAATTAACCGAACCTCGCGTGCCGAGATATTCTCGTTGATCGGGGCTTTCGGTGCAGCTCGTTTATCTTGTCTCATTTCACGCTTAATAATAATTACTCCGAATCTGGGCGACCACGCCGGGAAACCGCTTGCGCGAGAAACTCAGCGAACTGGGCGACGGGCATCGAGCCCAGGTCAGCACCTTCACGAGTACGCACAGCGACAGTCTGCATCTCGACTTCCTTATCTCCGATTACCAAGAGATAGGGAACCTTGAGCAAAGTATGCTCGCGGATTTTAAAGCCGATCTTTTCATTTCTCAAGTCGGACTTGGCACGAAATCCGCTTTCGTTGAGAGTTTTTTCAACTTCTGCAACAAAATCTGCCTGTTTATCAGTGATATTCATGATCACCGCCTGCGTTGGCGCGAGCCAGGCAGGGAACGCACCTTCGTAGTGCTCGATCAGAATCCCGACGAAACGCTCGAAGGAACCGAGGATCGCACGGTGCAACATCACTGGGTGTTTGCGGCTGTTGTCTTCGGAGACATATTCAGCGCCCAAACGGACAGGCAGGTTAAAATCGAGCTGCAGAGTACCACATTGCCAGACCCGACCAAGGCAGTCTTTCAGCGAGAACTCGATCTTCGGACCGTAGAACGCACCCTCACCCGGCTGCAGATCGTACGGCAGGCCCGCAGAATCAAGGGCTGCAGCCAGTGCAGCTTCAGCGCGATCCCACAGCTCGTCGGAACCGACGCGTTTTTCCGGACGAGTGGACAGTTTCATCTCGACATCGGTAAAGCCGAAGTCGCGGTAAACGTCCATGGTCAGCTTGATGAACGCAGCGGATTCAGCCTGCATCTGCTCTTCGGTGCAGAAGATGTGGGCGTCGTCCTGAGTGAACGCACGCACGCGCATGATGCCGTGCAGCGCACCCGACGGCTCGTTACGGTGGCAGGCACCGAACTCGGCCAGACGCATCGGCAGCTCGCGGTAGCTCTTCAGGCCTTGATTGAACACCTGCACGTGGCACGGGCAGTTCATTGGCTTGATGGCGTAGTCGCGGTTTTCCGACTGCGTGGTGAACATGTTGTCGGCGTAGTTGGCCCAGTGCCCGGATTTCTCCCACAGGCTGCGGTCAACGACTTGAGGGGTCTTGATCTCAAGGTAGCCGTTGTCGCGCTGGATCTTGCGCATGTACTGCTCGAGCACCTGGTACAGAGTCCAGCCGTTCGGGTGCCAGAACACCATGCCCGGGGATTCTTCCTGGGTGTGGAACAGGCCCAGACGCTTGCCGATCTTGCGGTGATCGCGCTTTTCAGCTTCTTCGATGCGCTGGATGTAAGCCGCCAGCTGCTTTTTGTCTGCCCAGGCGGTGCCGTAAACGCGCTGCAATTGCTCGTTCTTGGCGTCGCCGCGCCAGTAGGCACCGGACAGCTTGGTCAGCTTGAAGGATTTCAGGAAGCGTGTGTTCGGCACGTGCGGACCGCGGCACATGTCGACGTATTCTTCGTGATAGTACAGGCCCATGGCCTGCTCGTTCGGCATGTCCTCGACCAGGCGCAGTTTGTAGTCTTCGCCACGAGCCTTGAACACTTCGATCACTTCGGCGCGCGGAGTGACTTTCTTGATCACGTCGTAATCTTTTTCGATCAGCTGCTGCATGCGCTGTTCGATAGCGGCCATGTCGTCCGGAGTGAAAGGACGTTCGAAGGCGATGTCGTAATAGAAGCCTTCATCGATGACCGGCCCGATGACCATTTTCGCAGTCGGGTACAACTGCTTGACAGCGTGGCCAACCAGGTGAGCGCAAGAGTGGCGAATGATCTCCAGCCCCTCTTCATCCTTTGGCGTGATGATTTGCAGGGTCGCGTCGCTGCTGATGATGTCGCTGGCGTCGACCAGTTGGCCATTGACCTTGCCGGCCAGGGTGGCTTTGGCCAGACCGGCACCAATGGATGCGGCGACCTCGGCTACGGAAACCGGGTGATCGAATGAACGTTGACTGCCGTCGGGAAGAGTAATAGTTGGCATGGCGCCTCCTCTCCTAGTGGTGACCCCTACCAAAGGTCACGTGGGTTGGGATGAGCCAGTACAAGATCCGATCCAGGCCATTCAATGACGAACGCCTGCCTTACAGCGGCAGGAGCCTTGCGGCCAACCGGAAAACCGAACCAGAGTGACTGGGATTCAAATCGAATTATTCGCACGTCGACCGCTGCCGGGACTGTAGGTCATCCGGAGCCTGAGAACGCTTGAGCCCGGCATGCTAGCACAGATGAGCGGTCACTTATGCCTCTGTTTGATCACAAGGCAAATCGTCTGTTTTTATGCCAGAGTGCTGAACTTGATGGCCCCTTCAGCCCTCAGATAACAAGACATTGACCCACAAGGAGCATCCTCGCATGCGTCTGAATACCCTGTTCGCCGTCGTCGCCCCTATCGTTATGTTGCTGCCGCTGAGTGCCCACGCCGACTGGCCTAAGGGCGAGCGTGAGAAGTACATGGCCCAGTGCACCCAGGCGGCGACTCCGCAAATTGGCGCTGCTGCGGCCAAATCGCACTGC contains these protein-coding regions:
- the pheT gene encoding phenylalanine--tRNA ligase subunit beta; amino-acid sequence: MKFSEQWLRGWVSPQVNRDELVARLSMAGLEVDSVTPAAGVFSGVVVGEVLSTEQHPDADKLRVCQVSNGAETFQVVCGAPNVRPGLKIPFAMIGAELPGDFKIKKAKLRGVESNGMLCSQAELQVGEGNDGLMELPADAPVGEDFRVYLDLEDASIEVDLTPNRGDCLSLAGLAREVGALYDAPVTRPVVMSIPAVHDEVRSVEVLAPVACPRYLGRVIRNVDLSKPTPLWMVERLRRADVRSIDAAVDITNYVMLELGQPLHAFDLAEINGGIRVRMAEEGEKLVLLDGQEVSLRSDTLVIADHTRALAIAGVMGGEHSGVSATTRDVFLESAFFDQIAVAGKARSYGLHTDASHRYERGVDWQLAREAMERATGLLLEITGGEAGPIIETVSEQHLPSIAPITLRSQRITQMLGMEMDSAQVERLLGGLGLGITADGEGQWRVEVPSHRFDISLEVDLIEELARLYGYNRLPVRYPQARLAPQAKAEARSDLPELRRLLVARGYQEAITYSFIDPRQFELFNPGVEPLLLANPISNDMAAMRSSLWPGLVKALQHNLNRQQDRVRLFESGLRFVGQLEGLKQEPMLSGVVCGSRLPEGWAQGRDTVDFFDVKADVEAVLGFAGALDSFTFAPGKHPALHPGQTARIEREGREVGFIGAIHPELSKALGLDRPVFVFELVLAEVALGKMPKFHELSRFPEVRRDLALIAHKDVASAAVLDVIRENAGEWLTDLRLFDVYQGKGIDPDRKSLAVGLTWQHPSRTLNDDEVNSTTQNILTSLEQRLNATLRK
- the rpmI gene encoding 50S ribosomal protein L35; its protein translation is MPKMKTKSGAAKRFLKTANGIKHKHAFKSHILTKMSTKRKRQLRGSSLLHPSDVAKVERMLRLR
- the pheS gene encoding phenylalanine--tRNA ligase subunit alpha, giving the protein MENLDALVSQALEAVQSAEDINALEQIRVQYLGKKGELTQVMKTLGNLPAEERPQVGALINVAKERVTGVLNARMALFEEAELAAKLSAESIDVTLPGRGQTSGGLHPVTRTLERVEQFFTRIGYGIAEGPEVEDDYHNFEALNIPGHHPARSMHDTFYFNANMLLRTHTSPVQVRTMESKQPPIRIVCPGRVYRSDSDITHSPMFHQVEGLLVDRDINFADLKGTIEEFLRVFFEKELAVRFRPSYFPFTEPSAEVDMECVMCSGKGCRVCKQTGWLEVMGCGMVHPNVLRMSGIDPEEFSGFAFGMGVERLAMLRYGVNDLRLFFDNDLRFLAQFR
- the rplT gene encoding 50S ribosomal protein L20: MARVKRGVIARKRHKKILKLAKGYYGARSRVFRVAKQAVIKAGQYAYRDRRQKKRQFRALWIARINAGARVNGLSYSRFIAGLKKASIEIDRKVLADLAVNEKAVFAAIVEKAKATLA
- the infC gene encoding translation initiation factor IF-3, whose product is MIIKREMRQDKRAAPKAPINENISAREVRLIGAEGEQLGIVSIEDALLKAEEAKLDLVEISADAVPPVCKLMDYGKSIFEKKKQVAAAKKNQKQIQVKEIKFRPGTEEGDYQVKLRNLVRFLSDGDRAKVSLRFRGREMAHQELGMELLKRVEADLLEYGSVEQHPKMEGRQLIMVIAPKKKK
- the thrS gene encoding threonine--tRNA ligase codes for the protein MPTITLPDGSQRSFDHPVSVAEVAASIGAGLAKATLAGKVNGQLVDASDIISSDATLQIITPKDEEGLEIIRHSCAHLVGHAVKQLYPTAKMVIGPVIDEGFYYDIAFERPFTPDDMAAIEQRMQQLIEKDYDVIKKVTPRAEVIEVFKARGEDYKLRLVEDMPNEQAMGLYYHEEYVDMCRGPHVPNTRFLKSFKLTKLSGAYWRGDAKNEQLQRVYGTAWADKKQLAAYIQRIEEAEKRDHRKIGKRLGLFHTQEESPGMVFWHPNGWTLYQVLEQYMRKIQRDNGYLEIKTPQVVDRSLWEKSGHWANYADNMFTTQSENRDYAIKPMNCPCHVQVFNQGLKSYRELPMRLAEFGACHRNEPSGALHGIMRVRAFTQDDAHIFCTEEQMQAESAAFIKLTMDVYRDFGFTDVEMKLSTRPEKRVGSDELWDRAEAALAAALDSAGLPYDLQPGEGAFYGPKIEFSLKDCLGRVWQCGTLQLDFNLPVRLGAEYVSEDNSRKHPVMLHRAILGSFERFVGILIEHYEGAFPAWLAPTQAVIMNITDKQADFVAEVEKTLNESGFRAKSDLRNEKIGFKIREHTLLKVPYLLVIGDKEVEMQTVAVRTREGADLGSMPVAQFAEFLAQAVSRRGRPDSE